DNA from Prionailurus bengalensis isolate Pbe53 chromosome X, Fcat_Pben_1.1_paternal_pri, whole genome shotgun sequence:
tctctctctcaaaaataaataaattaacttaaagagaagaaaagtctcTGGTAACATGATCATTTCACTTATGCATTATTTTATGGCTgcaaaacatttaattttgtatCTGTTCCAAAATTTACTTAACTATTcccttattattatatatatttaggttgtttccaactttCCCCATTATAAATGatgctacaataaatatttttgaatgcaaACCTCCTTTCAGTATATTAGGAATATTACCTTAGGATAGTTTCCCCAAACTGGAATTACTGGGACACAGTATATGAATATCAGTAATGACTTTTGACATATATGgtctctttattttccaaaatatttggacAGCTTTATGCTGTCTCCAACAGTAAATAAAAGTGTCCATTTTATTACTCTGTCACTAGTTTTAAGTTGTGTCTAacttatattaattaattttataagcCAAAAAGGAGATACCTGATTTTACTACTGATTTTGAATCACCGATGAgttgtttaaaaattcttctccACTAATTTTGTAAGTCATATGCATTTCCTGTCTTGTGAATTGCCTCTTTGTCTTTTCCCTCACTTCTAAAGTCCACTGGTAGGCAGTGAATACCGGAACTTAGTGTCTTATCCAGCCTTATGCAAAAGCGGGTAGTCAGTAAAACTACATAATAATCACAGACTGTGCTAATACTATGGATAGGTTTATTCCACTTCCATCCCACTTCTCAATCTCATGGAGCTCGGGTTTTGCATTTAAATTCGAGATCACCAAGTAGATGCACTTAAGTGATGTCTGGCAGGTGGAAGGAAGTGAGCTCACAAGCTAGAAAGAACAGTCCTGTTTGTATACATGAGGTTTTTCTGCAGTGTTTCTCTTCCAGCTTCCtgggcatcaaaaaaaaaaaaaaatgaggggttACCCATAGCAAAGGCAGCAACAGCAGTTTCTTGATCTGGTTTATAATTGCTGGATCGCGGCGACAGATGCTGTTCATCTATCTCCCTGAGTATTTAGAGGTGGCTGCAGCCGGTACAGAGGCGACAATGGCAGGTTCTTGACTCTTGGCAGAGCTCTAGGGGTGACATCCAAGGTAGTAGCTCCCTTGGGTTTTCAGTTCTGTATTTTACTGGACCTGTTCTTTTAAATCTAGCCTATACCCTGCTCTTTTAGAACTTCCAGCAATTTGGTAAGACTTAAATTCTCTGTTTTAAATCTCTTCCCATAAATTGTTATAAACTTTTTGGAACATAATCTAATTCTGTCtgttacagtttaaaaatattgaggCGGAGGGGGAACAGGGTTTGGGGCTGGGAGGGCGAGCAGGCAGGCGCGGGGCGGGGCAGACCTCGAGGGGCGGGTCCGTGTAGGCCTCGGAGCCTCCCGCCCAGCCTGGGGGAGAGGTCACAGCAGGAGCCTGCCACCGCCTGGGCCGCCGCCACCGCTCTCGCCGCCAGGTCTGAGTGCCGACGCTGCAGCCATGGCCTATTGCCGGCAGGAAGGGAAGGATCGAATCATATTTGTGACCAAAGAAGACCATGAAACTCCAAGCAATGCAGAGCTGGTGGCTGATGACCCCAACGATCCGTACGAGGAGCATGGATTGATCCTGCCAAATGGAGACATTAACTGGAACTGCCGGTGCCTTGGGGGAATGGCCAGTGGCCCCTGTGGGGAACAGTTCAAGTCGGCCTTTTCCTGCTTCCACCATAGCACAGAGGATGTCAAGGGGTCAGACTGTGTAGACCAGTTCCTGGCCATGCAAGAATGCATGCAGAAATACCCGGACCTGTATCCCCAGGAGgatgaggacgaggaggaggaggaggaggaggaggagaagccagcAGAACGTTTAGAAGAGACAGCTCCTACTGAAGCCACTGCAACCAAAGAAGAGGAGAGGTCAAGCTAATGAAGGCCATAAGGCACTGGGCTCCAGTCCTTCTCCTTTAGAGTGATATGAACCTTTTGTAAGATGCCTTTTGGTCATTCTCCAAGAACGTGTCTTTCCCTCTGTTGTTCTGTGCACTATAATGTacaaaataacttattttgaTGATCGGGGGTCTTGGTCCTTTGACATATACACtggaaaaaatgtatgtgtgcCTCACATAAACCTATCAGCAAATGTAGCTGTCACTTTTGAATTCTCAGATTATCCTgaatttttcctctttgaaataaTGTACTGACTATGCTCAGCAACTAAAAATCATTATCTGGGAGTGTCTTGTGAGTGAGCTGATTTATTCTGATTGATTATATGCCCTTGTAGATTTTATACCCCTGTGGGAAACGAAACAAAaccatcttcctttaaaaatgctGGAGTGGGGCCATTCCCAATACAAGGCCACATGATCACTTATTTCTCATGAACCATCTTGACCTTGAGTATGTGAGGAGTACTATATTTCATTTCTGATgcattttggtttccattttcactttgaGCTCCAGGTTTTCCATGCTTGGAAATTGGAACTTTGGACCCTCTGATTCACAGTTCCTTTCTAAATGAAGAGAAAGGctggttttgctgttgttgttcttcCACAAGCCCTGGTTTGGGGCCTGTGTTCACACTGGCTCTGTGTCAGCCTGTTCAGTGCAATGTTCTTGAGAGGTGGGGACCTAATTGTTACCAAAGTAGCAGCCAAGAGAAGAAACGGTGTGAATTAAGTagtcaattaaaaagaaaatattattttaaataaataaataaataaataaataaataaataaataaatataaaaatattgaggcacctgggtggctcaatcagttgaacgtccaactcttgatttcagctcaggtcatgatcccagggtagtgggatcgagctccgagtcaggctctgtcctgagtgtggagcctgctaaagatgtgtgtgtgtgtgtgtgtgtgacccagcaatctcacttaGAAACTTCCACTGCACAGAAATAAAAGTACCAGGACTCACTGTCACAGAGGTATAATGACATTTACTGTAGTGTTAATTTTAGTGGCAAAAACCCTGGAGACAACATGAGTGTCCATCAATAAGGGAATGGTTAAATTTATTACAAGACATccacactatggaatattataGATCAAACTGAAGAATAAGGCTGCATATGTATTGCCCTGAAAGTATGCCATAATACATGATATATTTAATGAAACAAgttgtataattccattttgaaaaaaaaagaggtaagggGCAtcacttcttaaatttctttttttaaattttttcaatgtttgtttacttttgagagagagtgtgaatcgggggaggggcagaaagagggagacacagaatccgaagcaggtccaggctccgagctttcagcacacagccagacgcggggcttgaactcacaaaccatgagatcatcacctgagcccaaagcagacgctcaactgactgagccccccaggggcccctcactttttaaatttcttagagTGGTTTCTGTTTCCTGCACTTAATTCTGATACACACAGTGTCATACTGTCATCATCAtaactaaaaattatatatctaagGTATTGCAAATATCTGGTTTCCTATCCAGTTAAGGACCTCATAAATGAGagaaatatacaagaaaattCTTGGAGGCCCAATACTTATTACAgtattatatgtatacaatggaatataaaccataaaaagaatgaaatcttgccattcacaacaacatggttggatccagagggtattatgctaagtgaaataagtcagacagaaaaaaaaaacaaataccgtatgatgtcactgatatgtggaatctagaaaagaaaacaaatgaacaaacgaaaacagaaatagactcatgaATACAGGGatcaaactggtggttgccagagtggaggagggtgggaagatgagcaaaacaggtgaagggaactaacttccagttataaaataaataacaagaatgaaaagtacaacataaggaatatagtcaatgatattataataactttgtatggtgacggTAACTACACTTATCGTGGTAAACACTCATAATATATAGAATCatctatgctgtacacctgaaactaatataatattgtatgtcacctatacttcaattaaaaaatatattgtagcACTCAAGGGATTTCTGCTTCAAGATGGAGTAACTTGGTGGCaacctgctggctcagtcagtagagcatgtgactctggatcttgcggttgtaagttcaagccccgcgggtataaagattaattttaaaaataaaatatttttgaaagtagatgaaaaaatttttttaaaaagggggcatctgggtggcttagtcagttgagtgcagactttggctcaagtcatgatctcatagttcatgggttcgagccccgcgttgggctctgtgctgacagctcggagcctggagcctgcttcagattctgtgtctccctctctctcttcccctcccctgatcacgctctgtctctttcatctcaaaaataaaataaacataaaaataattttttaaagatggagtAACTTATAACCAACGAATGCTGTTCTGAGAACAACTAGAAAAATCaggtaaaatatgaaaaagaattttcttttctgaaggcATCAGAGAGCTAGGACTTCAGAGGTGAGATCCCAGAAAGAAGGGAAACTCATCAAAGTAAGACCAACTTCTTGCATGTTGCTTTTTTCCCTTAGAATAACTGCCAATTCTTGGACCAGACACTGAGTAGAAAGTGTCTCTCAAGAGGCAGAGAAGCCACCAGGGCTTTAGGTAATACCACAGAACCCAGGGGACAAAAAATGGAGTTTAAAGTCTGCAAGGCCAGCTAGAATTTGAATGTCCAAGATCTAGAGAGTGGAGAAGCACAGAAAAGTGAACCTGACACTCAGCACAGGTTTTCCCCTCCGGGAAATTGCTGATTAAGTTGCACAGAGTAACAAATTAGAAGTCAAGGAGAGTGGTCAAAAGTAGAGAGGAGTGTTTGGAAGTTTCACAGAGCTGAAGAGACAAAAATTGGAGTTCAGAACTTCCCAAGGAGGAAAATCCTTAGGAAACATCTACCTCCTGGCTCTCGTTTGGGACCTCTTAGAGAGCTATATCCTAGAAATCAGGTCAACTGAGGATATGATGAGTCTAGCAAATGCTATAAATCAGCCTCAAGTCACCGCAGTGGTTGATTGGATTAAGGTAACTTGTGCTTCTGCTGCCTTGGGGAAAACAGGGTGAATCCTCTCTGAAGGGATATAAGGTCATCTAGAGCCTATATGCCTTTTCAGACACAAAGTCTGGTggtcaataaaaaaataactgatgtGCCAAGAAACAagtccaagaagaaaaaaaaacaaaacaatagaaacagactcatagtggggtgcctgggtggctcagtcggttgggcgtccgacttcagctcaggtcgtgatcttacggtttctgggttcgagccccacattgggctctgtgctgacagctcagagcctggagcctgcttcagattttgtgtctccccctctctctgcccctcctctgctcatgctctgtctctatctctcaataatgaataaacatttaaaaaattaacaaaaaaagaaacagactcatagtgACCCAGTTATTGCAGTTATATGACATAGACTAcaaacattcaagaaaataaGGGACAACATGATCACTTTCACCAGAATGCTAGAatctataaaaaagaatcaaatgaaaattctagaattgaaagtacaataactgaaattaagaattcaATAGATGGACCACATAAAGCCCAGGATTTACTGCTCCTTTGCTGGACATATCAAGTGCCAGCTATGTCATCCCTTTTGGaagactccccacccccactgtatGCAGCATTTGGGGACTGCCAGTCGATATTCCCTGCATTCCTCTGGTCAAAAGGTGGGCACAGGTTCTAAGCCAAGTCAATTAGATTCTCCTAGGAATTTGAATCTTGAGCTGAGCGACGCAAAGATGGAAAACAATTAGAGCTGATTGACAGTGCCACTGGTGCCCTGGAAAAGTGATCCATTAGTTCTCTCTATCTAGATCCCAGAAGATGCCTTGTTTCTGAGACCTGGTTGTTTAGTTTTTCCCTCTGTGAGCTAACCCATTGCCTTCCAAATAAATTCCTTTAGCCAGTGTAATAATTTGggtaagaaataaacaaactctGAAATATTAGTggctcaaaaaatgtttatttcttattcatgcCCTATCCAAAGTGAGTCAGCAGAAGGACTATGTTCCATAGTTACTCAGGGACCCAGTCTCCTTTCATTCTTTGGCTCTTCTCTCCTCTAGATCTTAGGAGTAGTTATGAATTGGATGTTCCTGTGTCCTCAAAATTTATGTGTAGAAGctctaatccccagtgtgatggtattcgGAGGTGGGGTCTCTGGGAGGTAATTAAGTCATCAGTGGGGAGCattcatgaatgggatcagtacCCTTATAATAATAGACAAGAGAGATGATTTGTCTCTCCACCATgcaagaatacagaaataaagtgTCCATCTTCAGACCGGGAAGAGAATCCTCACCAGGAAGTGAATCggctgacactttgatcttggacttccaagctccagaaccatgagaaataaatttctgttgtttaagtcactccGTTTATAGGAGTTTGTCACAGCAGCTTGAACTAACTACAACAGGCAACCTCTGCATTCAGCTGGCAGGATCAGATGTTTTTATGGAAAAATGGCACATATCACTTTTGTTCatattccattggccagaactcagttACATGGCCACACTTCACTGCAAGGTGGGCTGGAAAATGTAATCTAGGTGG
Protein-coding regions in this window:
- the LOC122477970 gene encoding mitochondrial intermembrane space import and assembly protein 40-like; its protein translation is MAYCRQEGKDRIIFVTKEDHETPSNAELVADDPNDPYEEHGLILPNGDINWNCRCLGGMASGPCGEQFKSAFSCFHHSTEDVKGSDCVDQFLAMQECMQKYPDLYPQEDEDEEEEEEEEEKPAERLEETAPTEATATKEEERSS